TATTCCAGAAGCCCATGCCGTCGACGAGTACGACTATCGCGGATGTGCAACTGGGGAAACCCAGTGCCTCCTGAAGCTTCTTCGGATCATGGTGGATGGATGTCTGCACAGGATGTCCGAGAGCGCTGCTGATCGCCGGCAACACTGATGAAATTCTGAAAGCCCCTCCCCTATGAAACCCGTCATTGCTTGAGACGGGAATGTCATCGCCATACGGGGCAATGTCAACGTGCTGCAGGAGGGTCTTGGGGTCTGGAATTTCAATACTCATGCTTTTCATTGAACTACTCACATGCGATATCCGCGTTACCGGGCATTTCCACAGGGAAGCACGCTCCACAGTCATGCATGATGGAACGGCAAGCAAGCATCGAGCCTGGAAATCCCTTTTTCCACATGTCGGCTAGACTTGATGAGTTTGCAGAAGGCGTAAGCCTTCGAATCCCAGACAAGACACGCAGGCATGAGCATCCTGTTGGATAATGGTTGCCGGTGTAGTCGTACAGCGAGGAGTTTCAACCATGGCATCGCGCAGAAAGCCGCCGTTTGATCCGAGAAGCATCAAGGAGCACATTGTCGAAACGCCTCTGGGCGATGAGATGAGCAAGTCGTTCCTCGAATATGCCTATTCGGTCATCTATGCGAGAGCTTTGCCTGATGCCCGCGATGGTCTGAAACCGGTGCAGCGCAGAATTGTCTATCAGATGGGACAGATGAATCTGACACCTGACAAGGCGTATATGAAGTCAGCGCGTGTGGTGGGAGAAGTCATGGGCAAGCTGCATCCCCACGGCGATTCTGCAATCTATGAGGCTATGGTGCGTCTAGCGCAGCCATTTGCGATGAGACTCCCCCTGGTCGATGGTCATGGCAATTTCGGTTCACTTGACGATGGTCCCGCCGCCTCGCGATACACGGAAGCTCGTCTGGGATCTGCCGCCTTGGGAATGAATGAAAACATCGATGAAGAGACCGTCGATTTTTCACCCAACTATGACAATAAGCTGCAGGAGCCAATCGTCCTTCCCGCAGCGTTCCCGAATCTGCTGGTCAATGGCGCATCGGGCATCGCGGTGGGTATGGCGACGAATATGGCGACGCACAATCTGGGAGAGGTCGTTGCGGCCGCACAATATCTGATGGGCAATCCTGATGCCAGTCTGACCGATCTTATGCGCTTCGTGCCTGGACCTGACTGGCCGACTGGTGGCATCATCGTCGGCCGAGACGGCATCCGCGAAGCCTATGAGCATGGCAAAGGTGCCGTGATCACACGTTCTGCAACACATATTGAGAATGTGACCGCGCGCAAAAAAGCCATCGTGGTCACCGAGCTGCCGTTCATGGTAGGTCCGGAACGAGTGCTCGAACGCATATCCGAAGGCGTCAAGAACCGCAAGCTCGAAGGTATCTCAGGTGCCATCGATCTGACAGACCGTCATAATGGCACACGACTCGTCATCGAGATCAAGACAGGTTTCGACCCTGATGCCGTGCTTGCACAGCTGTTCAAGCATACGCCGTTGCAGGAATCCTTCACCATCAACAATGTGGCTCTGGTCAACGGCAGGCCGCATACCATGGGACTGAAGGAGCTGCTGAGCGTCTGGATCGATCACCGTCGACTCGTGGTCAAGCGCCGCAGTGAATACCGCAAGCGCAAGGCATTGGAACGCCTGCACCTGGTTGAGGGAATGCTGCTTGCCCTCATTGACATTGATGAAGTCATCCAAGTGATTCGCAGCTCCGACGATGCCGATGCCGCAAAAACCCGTTTGATGGCTGTTTTCGATCTTGATGACATCCAAGCACAGTACATTCTTGACCTTCGTCTTCGTAGGCTCACCCGCATCAGCAGGATCGAATTGGAGGCGGAACAGGACGAATTGCATAAGCGCATCGAAGAGCTCAATACCATCCTCTCTTCCAAGACTGAACTGGACCGTGTCGTCAACGATGAAATGGGCGTTGCGGCTCAGACATGGGGAAATCCACGCCGTACCGTGCTGCTTGATGCCGATCCTTCCGGGTCACTCTTGCCCGTAGCCATATCCGATGAATCTGGCGCACCCTCGCAATCCGCTTCAGCGCTTGCAGCGGCTCATTCGGCAAGCAAGCTGTCAGGCCACTCAGGGAGTGGACGATCCAACGCTGCAGCGTCAGCAGCAGGCAAGGGTTCTGGACTTCGCATTGAGGATGAACCATGCACCGTGATGCTCAGCGCATCCGGCCTGATAGCTCGAAGCTCCTCGACTGCTCTGGATGGATGGAAATCTCGTTCCGCATCCGATGGCCGTGCCGAGAACGACCAGATCGTGTCCATCTTCTCTACGACAACACGATCCAAATACGCGCTGGTGACCTCAGCAGGGCGATACGTGCTTGCAAACGTCAGCGATCTACCAGCATTGCCCTCCACCGCTGCCTTGAGCGTGAGCGGAGGGGTGCATGCGGATGAACTGCTTGGCATGACGCAATCGACCGAACAGTCACCGCATGAGCACGTTGTGGCGGCCGTGGTTGCCGATAGCACCACGCCTCTAGCGATCGGCACTCGCCATGGCATCGTCAAACGGTGGAATGGTGAAGCGCCGAGCACGATGGATTCTTGGAATGTCATCGATCTAAAGCAGGATGATCAGGTGGTATTCGCAGCTCCTGCCGATGACGAGGCCTTGGTCGTTTTCGTGTCTTCCGATTCGAGCCTGCTTGCCTTCCATGCCAAGGACGTTCGCCCGCAGGGTCGAAATGCGGCGGGAATGGCGGGCATTCGTCTGAGTGAGGGTCAGCATGTGTGCGCTTTCAATGCCATTGCTGCCGGCCAGATCTCGTGGACCTATCTGGAGAATGACGACAGCGGCATGACATCTCAGGCCGGAGCGGTCGTGTTCACGGTTGCAGGCGATTCCCAGGCACTGGCAGGCACGGAGAACGGCTGTGGCAAAATAACCCCGCTTGAGATGTACCCCACCAAGGGACGCGGAAGCCGTGGCGTGCGCTCTCAGCGCTTCTTGAAAGGTCAGGACACCCTTATCTTGGCTTGCATCGGTAC
This Bifidobacterium sp. WK041_4_12 DNA region includes the following protein-coding sequences:
- a CDS encoding DNA topoisomerase (ATP-hydrolyzing) subunit A; its protein translation is MASRRKPPFDPRSIKEHIVETPLGDEMSKSFLEYAYSVIYARALPDARDGLKPVQRRIVYQMGQMNLTPDKAYMKSARVVGEVMGKLHPHGDSAIYEAMVRLAQPFAMRLPLVDGHGNFGSLDDGPAASRYTEARLGSAALGMNENIDEETVDFSPNYDNKLQEPIVLPAAFPNLLVNGASGIAVGMATNMATHNLGEVVAAAQYLMGNPDASLTDLMRFVPGPDWPTGGIIVGRDGIREAYEHGKGAVITRSATHIENVTARKKAIVVTELPFMVGPERVLERISEGVKNRKLEGISGAIDLTDRHNGTRLVIEIKTGFDPDAVLAQLFKHTPLQESFTINNVALVNGRPHTMGLKELLSVWIDHRRLVVKRRSEYRKRKALERLHLVEGMLLALIDIDEVIQVIRSSDDADAAKTRLMAVFDLDDIQAQYILDLRLRRLTRISRIELEAEQDELHKRIEELNTILSSKTELDRVVNDEMGVAAQTWGNPRRTVLLDADPSGSLLPVAISDESGAPSQSASALAAAHSASKLSGHSGSGRSNAAASAAGKGSGLRIEDEPCTVMLSASGLIARSSSTALDGWKSRSASDGRAENDQIVSIFSTTTRSKYALVTSAGRYVLANVSDLPALPSTAALSVSGGVHADELLGMTQSTEQSPHEHVVAAVVADSTTPLAIGTRHGIVKRWNGEAPSTMDSWNVIDLKQDDQVVFAAPADDEALVVFVSSDSSLLAFHAKDVRPQGRNAAGMAGIRLSEGQHVCAFNAIAAGQISWTYLENDDSGMTSQAGAVVFTVAGDSQALAGTENGCGKITPLEMYPTKGRGSRGVRSQRFLKGQDTLILACIGTWPLRASTASGTPVDLPEVDMRRDVSGQDLSAPIAYVA